A window of Longimicrobium sp. contains these coding sequences:
- a CDS encoding MBL fold metallo-hydrolase, which yields MRIRMRGGRLHRPNATAMRRRIFISIFPFFLLPLGGCTYHLAQIQEPGRAVAFTTAGPWRSMIYAAKTDSGTIVVDLGFVGAGHRLRSRLRSIGAVPGDVTDVFLTHSHRDHIAAWKTVRGARFHLWMPEEPLLEGEKRHADVPSRLATSVFGRTGPRPGEVDLRPFSADTAFVVGSDTVRAYPVPGHTPGSAAYLFRGILFVGDAVARKPLRGYGGADPLFSMDPRMNRQTLIGLFARVPMERVRWVCNAHAKCSEPTERFIRKVTR from the coding sequence ATGCGCATCAGAATGCGCGGTGGCCGTCTTCACCGCCCGAATGCCACCGCCATGCGCCGCCGCATCTTCATCTCCATCTTCCCCTTCTTCCTCCTGCCGCTGGGCGGGTGCACGTACCACCTGGCGCAGATCCAGGAGCCGGGGCGGGCGGTGGCGTTCACCACCGCGGGGCCGTGGCGCAGCATGATCTACGCGGCGAAGACGGACAGCGGGACGATCGTCGTGGACCTGGGCTTCGTGGGCGCGGGACACCGGCTGCGGAGCCGGCTGCGCTCGATCGGCGCGGTGCCGGGCGACGTGACCGACGTGTTCCTGACGCACAGCCACCGCGACCACATCGCCGCGTGGAAGACGGTGCGCGGCGCCCGCTTCCACCTGTGGATGCCCGAGGAGCCGCTGCTGGAGGGGGAGAAGCGCCACGCCGACGTTCCGTCGCGGCTGGCCACGTCGGTGTTCGGGCGCACCGGGCCCAGGCCGGGCGAGGTGGACCTGCGGCCGTTCTCGGCGGACACGGCGTTCGTGGTGGGGAGCGACACGGTGCGCGCGTACCCGGTGCCGGGGCACACGCCGGGGAGCGCGGCCTACCTTTTCCGCGGCATCCTGTTCGTGGGCGACGCCGTGGCGCGCAAGCCGCTGCGCGGGTACGGCGGCGCGGACCCGCTGTTCAGCATGGACCCGCGGATGAACCGGCAGACGCTGATCGGGCTGTTCGCGCGCGTGCCGATGGAGCGGGTGCGCTGGGTGTGCAACGCCCACGCGAAGTGCTCCGAGCCCACGGAGCGGTTCATCCGCAAGGTGACGCGGTAG
- a CDS encoding aminoacetone oxidase family FAD-binding enzyme gives MPSSSLPIVVIGAGAAGTMAAIFAAGAGAPVLLLERTKDGGRKILISGGGRCNVLPSEMSPSQYFSASSRNSLKKILLSWPLADQRRFFEEEVGIRLALEHESGKLFPESNRARDVRDGLLDLARRRGARLRFGAHVVGIDPPVDGGPWRVRLDGGETVEAAKVVIATGGLSVPQTGSDGTGLRIVRQLGHTLHDTYAALTPLTTEPAVHAHLAGVSLTAHLEAPLERGALSAEGGFLFTHRGYSGPSVLDVSHAAVRARKPAEQPIYARWTEMDAAAWERLLLERSGGTVLGLLRRHLPTRLADTLLAEAEIDEARTLPQLRRDERARLVERLTRYRLPWTGDEGYKKAEVTGGGVPLGEVDPRTQESRVVPGLFLCGEILDCFGPIGGYNFCWAWATGRAAGLGAASNDAVEAG, from the coding sequence TTGCCGTCATCTTCCCTCCCCATCGTAGTGATCGGCGCGGGCGCGGCCGGGACGATGGCCGCCATCTTCGCGGCCGGAGCGGGCGCGCCGGTGCTGCTCCTGGAGCGCACGAAGGACGGCGGGCGGAAGATCCTGATCAGCGGCGGCGGGCGGTGCAACGTGCTGCCGTCGGAGATGAGCCCGTCGCAGTACTTCTCCGCATCGTCCCGCAACTCCCTCAAGAAGATCCTTCTCTCCTGGCCCCTGGCGGACCAGCGCCGCTTCTTCGAGGAAGAGGTGGGGATCCGGCTGGCGCTGGAGCACGAGAGCGGCAAGCTCTTCCCCGAATCGAACCGGGCGCGCGACGTCCGCGACGGGCTGCTCGATCTCGCTCGTCGGCGCGGTGCGCGGCTGCGCTTCGGCGCGCACGTCGTCGGCATCGACCCGCCGGTGGACGGTGGCCCGTGGCGCGTCCGCCTGGACGGCGGGGAGACGGTGGAGGCGGCGAAGGTCGTCATCGCCACCGGCGGCCTGTCCGTGCCGCAGACGGGGAGCGACGGCACGGGGCTGCGCATCGTCCGCCAGCTGGGGCACACGCTGCACGACACCTACGCCGCGCTGACGCCGCTGACCACGGAGCCGGCGGTGCACGCGCACCTGGCCGGCGTGTCGCTGACCGCGCATCTGGAGGCGCCGCTGGAGCGTGGCGCGCTCTCCGCCGAGGGCGGCTTCCTCTTCACCCATCGCGGCTACAGCGGCCCGTCGGTCCTCGACGTCTCGCACGCCGCCGTGCGCGCGCGGAAGCCGGCGGAGCAGCCCATCTACGCGCGGTGGACGGAGATGGACGCCGCCGCGTGGGAGCGCCTGCTGCTGGAGCGCTCCGGCGGCACCGTCCTCGGCCTCCTGCGCCGCCATCTCCCCACGCGCCTGGCCGACACGCTGCTGGCGGAGGCGGAGATCGACGAGGCGCGCACCCTCCCCCAGCTGCGCCGCGACGAGCGCGCGCGCCTGGTCGAGCGCCTCACCCGCTACCGCCTGCCGTGGACGGGCGACGAGGGATACAAAAAGGCCGAGGTCACGGGCGGCGGCGTGCCGCTGGGTGAGGTGGACCCGCGCACGCAGGAGAGCCGCGTGGTCCCCGGCCTGTTCCTCTGCGGCGAGATCCTGGACTGCTTCGGCCCCATCGGCGGCTACAACTTCTGCTGGGCCTGGGCGACGGGCCGCGCGGCGGGGCTCGGCGCGGCGAGTAATGATGCTGTAGAGGCTGGATAG
- a CDS encoding PAS domain S-box protein, whose product MAASPAVPPLNDHLARLVERHFGAALPIPPQLRDFLADLDTAFRDADAERALLGRSLDEAGRALLERYSQLQERWEAHQTAQAALRESDRQFREVAEAVAAATFIFRGSRFLYVNAAATELTGYTREELLAADFWEVVHPEHREMVRQRGLGRQRGEDVPTRYEFKIVRRDGAVRWVDYTAGKVEYAGEPAGLGTCFDITLRKEAEEALQRQALTFENLYDAVILSDPDGRITDWNPAAERIYGFTRDEVLGRTALDLWVSPDEGPELDRRITGALETEGRWRGEVRFVRKDGSRGVSETLVVPLRDAAGRRMGALGVNRDVTERRRAEEALRASEERFRLMLSGTQQVFFYVHDVQGVYESLSPSVRDVLGYEPDELVGKSYTALHTGHATDEEVEERTRETLRTGTPNTYLVFSRHRDGRIVALELVETAVRRGGRVRGVQGFARNVTERIRAEEALRESEERYRTLFEESRDAIYMSTVEGKLISANQAMLEMFGLARAELDAFRMDDLYFAAADRQRFRDEIHRAGYVRDYELRLRRRDGEAVYALVSATLRREGEGRVVGFQGIIHDITERKRVEDQLAYGALHDSLTGLPNRALFVDRLSQALERVRRGGEHPFAVLFLDLDRFKVVNDSLGHGVGDQMLVAIARRLEEVLRPGDTVARFGGDEFTLLLDGVASAIEATHMAERILDILAAPFALERHEVFTSASVGIAVSTTGAEEPDVLLRNADAALSRAKVLGKNRYEVFDRAMHAEAIERLQLETDLRRAMERGEFSLNYQPLVRLDSGRIAGFEALLRWLHPERGWVSPTVFIPVAEEMGLIHSLGRWVIDESCSQARRWSDAFPGRPLRVAVNLSAAQFSQPDLVDHVERSIGECGIAPGVLHFEITESVILEHAEPAQSMLARLRELGVVLCMDDFGTGYSSLGYLHRFPIDELKIDRAFVSGMEHDRRNQQLVQAIVALARNLGVPVVAEGVETREQLQALRALACDFGQGFLFSRPVPRAEADELLARDPRW is encoded by the coding sequence ATGGCCGCCTCCCCCGCAGTCCCTCCGCTGAACGACCACCTCGCCCGGCTGGTGGAGCGCCACTTCGGCGCGGCTTTGCCCATCCCCCCGCAGCTGCGCGATTTCCTGGCCGACCTGGACACCGCCTTCCGCGACGCCGACGCGGAGCGCGCGCTCCTGGGCCGCTCGCTGGACGAGGCCGGGCGCGCGCTGCTGGAGCGGTATTCCCAGCTGCAGGAGCGGTGGGAGGCGCACCAGACGGCGCAGGCCGCGCTGCGCGAGAGCGACCGCCAGTTCCGCGAGGTGGCCGAGGCGGTGGCGGCGGCCACCTTCATCTTCCGCGGCTCCCGCTTCCTGTACGTGAACGCCGCGGCCACGGAGCTCACCGGCTACACCCGCGAGGAGCTGCTGGCGGCCGACTTCTGGGAGGTGGTGCACCCCGAGCACCGCGAGATGGTGCGCCAGCGCGGGCTGGGCCGCCAGCGCGGCGAGGACGTGCCCACCCGCTACGAGTTCAAGATCGTGCGCCGCGACGGAGCGGTGCGCTGGGTGGACTACACCGCGGGAAAGGTGGAATACGCCGGCGAGCCGGCGGGGCTGGGCACCTGCTTCGACATCACCCTGCGCAAGGAGGCCGAGGAGGCGCTGCAGCGGCAGGCGCTGACCTTCGAGAACCTGTACGACGCGGTGATCCTGAGCGACCCCGACGGGCGGATCACCGACTGGAACCCCGCCGCCGAGCGCATCTACGGCTTCACCCGCGACGAAGTGCTGGGGCGCACCGCGCTGGACCTGTGGGTGAGCCCCGACGAGGGGCCGGAGCTGGACCGCCGCATCACCGGGGCGCTGGAAACGGAGGGGCGCTGGCGCGGCGAGGTGCGCTTCGTCCGCAAGGACGGCTCGCGCGGCGTGTCGGAAACGCTGGTGGTTCCCCTGCGCGACGCGGCCGGGCGGCGGATGGGGGCGCTGGGGGTGAACCGCGACGTCACCGAGCGGCGGCGGGCGGAAGAGGCGCTGCGCGCCAGCGAGGAGCGCTTCCGGCTGATGCTGTCGGGAACGCAGCAGGTGTTCTTCTACGTGCACGACGTGCAGGGGGTGTACGAGTCGCTGAGCCCCTCCGTGCGCGACGTGCTGGGATACGAGCCCGACGAGCTGGTGGGAAAATCGTACACCGCCCTGCACACCGGCCACGCGACCGACGAGGAGGTGGAGGAGCGGACGCGGGAAACGCTGCGCACGGGAACCCCCAACACCTACCTGGTCTTCTCGCGCCACCGCGACGGGCGGATCGTGGCGCTGGAGCTGGTGGAGACGGCGGTGCGGCGCGGCGGCCGGGTGCGCGGGGTGCAGGGGTTCGCGCGCAACGTGACCGAGCGCATCCGCGCGGAAGAGGCGCTGCGCGAGAGCGAGGAGCGCTACCGCACGCTCTTCGAGGAGAGCCGCGACGCCATCTACATGAGCACGGTGGAGGGAAAGCTGATCTCCGCCAACCAGGCCATGCTGGAGATGTTCGGGCTCGCGCGCGCGGAGCTGGACGCGTTCCGCATGGACGACCTCTACTTCGCCGCCGCCGACCGCCAGCGCTTCCGCGACGAGATCCATCGCGCCGGCTACGTGCGCGACTACGAGCTGCGGCTGCGCCGCCGCGACGGCGAGGCGGTGTACGCGCTGGTCTCGGCCACTTTGCGGCGCGAGGGCGAGGGGCGGGTGGTGGGGTTCCAGGGGATCATCCACGACATCACCGAGCGCAAGCGGGTGGAAGACCAGCTGGCGTACGGCGCGCTGCACGATTCGCTGACCGGGCTGCCCAACCGCGCGCTCTTCGTCGACCGGCTGAGCCAGGCGCTGGAGCGGGTGCGCCGCGGCGGCGAGCACCCCTTCGCCGTGCTCTTCCTGGACCTGGACCGTTTCAAGGTGGTGAACGACTCGCTGGGCCACGGGGTGGGCGACCAGATGCTGGTGGCCATCGCCCGGCGGCTGGAGGAGGTGCTGCGGCCGGGCGACACCGTGGCCCGCTTCGGGGGCGACGAGTTCACCCTGCTGCTGGACGGGGTGGCCAGCGCCATCGAGGCCACGCACATGGCCGAGCGCATCCTCGACATCCTGGCGGCGCCCTTCGCGCTGGAGCGCCACGAGGTGTTCACCTCGGCCAGCGTGGGGATCGCGGTGAGCACCACCGGCGCCGAGGAGCCCGACGTGCTGCTGCGCAACGCCGACGCCGCGCTGAGCCGCGCCAAGGTGCTGGGGAAGAACCGCTACGAGGTGTTCGACCGCGCCATGCACGCCGAGGCCATCGAGCGGCTGCAGCTGGAGACGGACCTGCGGCGCGCGATGGAGCGCGGCGAGTTCTCGCTGAACTACCAGCCGCTGGTGCGCCTGGACAGCGGCCGCATCGCCGGATTCGAGGCGCTGCTGCGCTGGCTGCACCCCGAGCGCGGCTGGGTGTCGCCCACCGTGTTCATCCCGGTGGCCGAGGAGATGGGGCTCATCCACTCGCTGGGGCGCTGGGTGATCGACGAGTCGTGCAGCCAGGCCAGGCGGTGGAGCGACGCGTTCCCCGGCCGGCCGCTGCGCGTGGCGGTGAACCTGTCGGCCGCGCAGTTCTCGCAGCCGGACCTGGTGGACCACGTGGAGCGCTCCATCGGCGAGTGCGGCATCGCCCCCGGGGTGCTGCACTTCGAGATCACCGAGAGCGTGATCCTGGAACACGCCGAGCCGGCGCAGTCGATGCTGGCGCGGCTGCGCGAGCTGGGGGTGGTGCTGTGCATGGACGACTTCGGCACCGGCTACTCGTCACTCGGCTACCTGCACCGCTTTCCCATCGACGAGCTGAAGATCGACCGGGCGTTCGTGAGCGGGATGGAGCACGACCGGCGCAACCAGCAGCTGGTGCAGGCCATCGTGGCGCTGGCGCGGAACTTGGGCGTTCCGGTGGTGGCCGAGGGGGTGGAGACGCGCGAGCAGCTGCAGGCGCTCCGCGCGCTGGCCTGCGACTTCGGCCAGGGCTTCCTCTTCTCGCGCCCCGTCCCCCGTGCCGAGGCCGACGAGCTGCTGGCCCGCGACCCGCGCTGGTGA
- a CDS encoding DUF4160 domain-containing protein, producing MPTVLRSGPYRFFFYAGDRDEPPHVHVEREDHRAKFWLDPVRIQNGGGFSAIELNRIAGLVTVHRDQLLEAWHDYFG from the coding sequence ATGCCAACCGTATTGCGTAGCGGGCCATACCGGTTTTTCTTCTACGCAGGCGATCGCGACGAACCTCCGCACGTCCACGTGGAACGAGAGGATCACCGGGCGAAGTTCTGGCTCGATCCGGTCCGGATCCAGAATGGCGGCGGCTTCAGCGCGATAGAGTTGAACCGGATTGCAGGCCTCGTGACGGTGCACCGCGACCAACTACTCGAAGCATGGCATGACTACTTTGGCTGA
- the trxC gene encoding thioredoxin TrxC yields the protein MDSPTTQERKVTVACPFCGRLNRVDLARAADHPKCGECGRPILLDRPLALSDASFERVIADAQVPVLVDFYADWCGPCKMVAPIMDELARSRMGSVLIAKLDTDRNQQTAQRFQIASIPTVMVFRDGKPVAKQVGALPRPGYEQLIDKAMQ from the coding sequence ATGGACAGCCCCACGACGCAGGAGCGGAAGGTGACGGTCGCGTGCCCGTTCTGCGGGCGACTGAACCGCGTGGACCTGGCCCGCGCCGCCGACCACCCCAAATGCGGCGAGTGCGGCCGCCCGATCCTGCTGGACCGGCCGCTGGCGCTCAGCGACGCCAGCTTCGAGCGCGTGATCGCCGACGCGCAGGTGCCGGTGCTGGTGGACTTCTACGCCGACTGGTGCGGCCCCTGCAAGATGGTGGCGCCCATCATGGACGAGCTGGCGCGCTCGCGGATGGGCAGCGTGCTGATCGCCAAGCTGGACACCGACCGCAACCAGCAGACGGCGCAGCGCTTCCAGATCGCCTCCATTCCCACGGTGATGGTGTTCCGCGACGGGAAGCCGGTGGCGAAGCAGGTCGGCGCCCTCCCGCGCCCCGGCTACGAGCAGCTGATCGACAAGGCGATGCAGTAG
- the wrbA gene encoding NAD(P)H:quinone oxidoreductase has protein sequence MPTKVLVAFYSSYGHVHRMALAVAEGAQGVRDVEVRLRRIPELEEARRAMSAQEWYVKAQEAMADIPEATQDDLRWADGIAWGIPTRFGNMPAQVKQFLDQLGGMWQKGELEDKATGIFTSTATIHGGQETTIITSLIPLLHLGMIFVGTPYGQNPEIMVTDGVGGSPYGPGTLAGGDGSRQPVETELTTARNLGSRLAKASAALRPLRASDPHGQQPDAPQYHEGSA, from the coding sequence ATGCCGACGAAGGTGCTGGTGGCGTTCTACAGCAGCTACGGCCACGTCCATCGCATGGCGCTGGCGGTGGCCGAGGGCGCGCAGGGCGTGCGGGACGTGGAGGTCCGGCTGCGGCGCATCCCCGAGCTGGAGGAGGCGCGCCGGGCGATGAGCGCGCAGGAGTGGTACGTGAAGGCGCAGGAGGCGATGGCCGACATCCCCGAGGCCACGCAGGACGACCTGCGCTGGGCCGACGGCATCGCCTGGGGAATTCCCACGCGCTTCGGGAACATGCCCGCGCAGGTGAAGCAGTTCCTGGATCAGCTCGGGGGGATGTGGCAGAAGGGCGAGCTGGAGGACAAGGCGACCGGGATCTTCACCAGCACCGCCACCATCCACGGCGGGCAGGAGACGACGATCATCACCAGCCTGATCCCCCTGCTGCACCTGGGGATGATCTTCGTGGGCACGCCGTACGGCCAGAATCCCGAGATCATGGTGACGGATGGCGTGGGCGGCAGCCCGTACGGCCCCGGCACGCTGGCCGGCGGCGACGGCTCGCGCCAGCCGGTGGAGACGGAGCTGACGACCGCGCGCAACCTGGGCAGCCGCCTGGCGAAAGCATCGGCCGCGCTGCGCCCGCTCCGGGCCAGCGACCCGCACGGACAGCAGCCCGACGCGCCGCAGTACCACGAGGGAAGTGCGTGA
- the uvrA gene encoding excinuclease ABC subunit UvrA translates to MKDKIVIRGARQHNLKNLDLDLPRRSVIVVTGPSGSGKSSLAFDTVYAEGQRRYVESLSTYAKQFLDRMEKPDVDRVDGISPAVAIEQRNPTKTSRSTVGTATEVYDYLRLLWARVGRTFCPGDGHGPCGREIRPDTVQSATDAVLRLPEGARIMVCFPLPRSARLTHALVVENLRALGFLRVLADGRELHLDDVPAEGGSIDLTAVSELLVVVDRLRVDPEDLGRLADSVQQAFAEGEGEAVVVPADGPPLRFTERFRCPDHPAIEFATPSPQLFSFNNPYGSCPQCTGFGAVLQFDESLIVCNPNRSLAEGAVDPWRMPRYESRRTKLYALAKKEGVSVDTPWSQLPADFREKVLNGARGFQGVYSFFDDLDEKRYKQYIRVFIRQYQTAQTCPACNGAKLRPEALWVRVGGRDIGEVSQLPLTRLRTWLAALRLTGEAPGETCETSPLTGQERAIADTILKELDARVGFLDDVGLGYLTLDRQTRTLSGGEAQRITLANSLGSRLVDTLYVLDEPTIGLHPADNDRLLRLLVRLREHGNTVLVVEHDPDAMRLADWLVELGPGSGERGGELVFNGTLEEMLRADTLTGRYLSGRESIPVPTRRRHVTGAKIRLEGAREHNLQGDRVEIPVGALTVVTGVSGSGKSTLVHDVLYRALERELSGGETSAKRHLGEAVGAFDRISGSGLVKEVVLVDQSPIGRTPRSNPVTYIKAWDEVRRIYSSLPEARKRGFGPGHFSFNVAGGRCEACKGEGQVQVEMVFMADVFVPCEVCQGARFKPEVLEVRYRKASVKDVLEMTVDEAIRFFLQEDRLGQTLWHLQQVGLGYLRLGQPAPTLSGGEAQRIKIARELAQGARRGGKKLYILDEPTTGLHLDDIKKLLRVLSDLVDAGHTVLLIEHNLDVIKTADWLVDLGPGAGPDGGHVVAMGPPEEVARVPHSLTGQYLAKIFGEAPRLAAAG, encoded by the coding sequence ATGAAGGACAAGATCGTCATCCGCGGGGCGCGGCAGCACAACCTGAAGAACCTGGACCTGGACCTGCCGCGAAGGTCGGTGATCGTGGTCACGGGGCCCAGCGGCTCGGGAAAGAGCTCGCTGGCGTTCGACACCGTGTACGCCGAGGGGCAGCGGCGGTACGTCGAGAGCCTGTCCACCTACGCCAAGCAGTTCCTCGACCGCATGGAGAAGCCCGACGTGGACCGCGTCGACGGCATCTCCCCGGCCGTGGCCATCGAGCAGCGCAACCCGACGAAAACGAGCAGGTCGACCGTCGGCACGGCGACCGAGGTGTACGACTACCTGCGCCTGCTCTGGGCACGCGTGGGCCGCACCTTCTGCCCCGGCGACGGCCACGGCCCCTGCGGCCGCGAGATCCGCCCCGACACCGTGCAGTCCGCCACCGACGCCGTGCTCCGCCTGCCGGAGGGCGCGCGGATCATGGTGTGCTTCCCGCTCCCCCGCTCGGCGCGGCTCACGCACGCGCTGGTGGTGGAGAACCTGCGCGCGCTCGGCTTCCTGCGCGTGCTGGCCGACGGGCGCGAGCTGCACCTGGACGACGTTCCCGCCGAGGGCGGCAGCATCGACCTCACCGCCGTCTCCGAGCTCCTGGTGGTGGTCGACCGCCTGCGCGTCGATCCCGAGGACCTGGGCCGTCTGGCCGACTCGGTGCAGCAGGCGTTCGCCGAGGGCGAGGGCGAGGCCGTCGTCGTTCCCGCCGACGGCCCGCCGCTGCGCTTCACCGAGCGCTTCCGCTGCCCCGACCACCCGGCCATCGAGTTCGCGACGCCGTCTCCCCAGCTCTTCTCGTTCAACAACCCGTACGGCAGCTGCCCGCAGTGCACGGGGTTCGGCGCGGTCCTGCAGTTCGACGAATCGCTGATCGTCTGCAACCCCAACCGCTCGCTGGCCGAGGGCGCCGTGGACCCGTGGCGGATGCCGCGCTACGAATCGCGCCGCACCAAGCTCTACGCGCTGGCGAAGAAGGAGGGCGTCTCGGTCGACACGCCGTGGAGCCAGCTGCCGGCGGACTTCAGGGAGAAGGTGCTGAACGGCGCGCGGGGGTTCCAGGGCGTCTACTCGTTCTTCGACGACCTGGACGAGAAGCGGTACAAGCAGTACATCCGCGTCTTCATCCGCCAGTACCAGACGGCGCAGACCTGCCCCGCGTGCAACGGCGCCAAGCTGCGCCCCGAGGCACTCTGGGTGCGCGTCGGCGGCCGCGACATCGGCGAGGTGAGCCAGCTTCCGCTCACGCGGCTGCGTACCTGGCTGGCCGCGCTGCGGCTGACGGGCGAGGCGCCGGGGGAGACGTGCGAGACGAGCCCGCTGACCGGGCAGGAGCGCGCCATCGCCGACACCATCCTGAAGGAGCTGGACGCGCGCGTCGGCTTTCTGGACGACGTGGGGCTGGGCTACCTGACGCTCGACCGGCAGACGCGCACCCTTTCCGGCGGCGAGGCGCAGCGCATCACCCTGGCCAACTCGCTCGGCTCGCGGCTGGTTGACACGCTGTACGTGCTGGACGAGCCCACCATCGGCCTGCACCCCGCGGACAATGACCGGCTCCTGCGCCTGCTCGTCCGCCTGCGCGAGCACGGCAACACCGTGCTGGTGGTGGAGCACGACCCCGACGCCATGCGGCTGGCCGACTGGCTGGTGGAGCTGGGCCCGGGGAGCGGCGAGCGCGGCGGCGAGCTGGTGTTCAACGGAACGCTGGAGGAGATGCTCCGTGCGGACACGCTCACCGGGCGCTACCTGTCGGGGCGCGAGTCGATCCCCGTTCCCACGCGCCGCCGCCACGTGACGGGGGCGAAGATCCGGCTGGAGGGCGCGCGCGAGCACAACCTGCAGGGCGACCGGGTGGAGATCCCCGTGGGCGCGCTGACGGTGGTGACCGGCGTCAGCGGCTCGGGGAAGAGCACGCTCGTGCACGACGTGCTGTACCGCGCGCTGGAGCGCGAGCTCTCCGGCGGCGAGACCAGCGCCAAGCGCCACCTGGGCGAGGCGGTGGGCGCGTTCGACCGCATCTCCGGCTCGGGGCTGGTGAAGGAGGTGGTGCTGGTCGACCAGAGCCCCATCGGGCGCACGCCACGCTCCAACCCGGTGACGTACATCAAGGCGTGGGACGAGGTGCGGCGGATCTACTCGTCGCTCCCCGAGGCGCGGAAGCGGGGGTTCGGGCCGGGGCACTTCTCGTTCAACGTGGCCGGCGGGCGCTGCGAGGCCTGCAAGGGCGAGGGGCAGGTGCAGGTGGAGATGGTGTTCATGGCCGACGTGTTCGTGCCGTGCGAGGTGTGCCAGGGCGCCCGCTTCAAGCCCGAGGTGCTGGAGGTGCGCTACCGCAAGGCCAGCGTGAAGGACGTGCTGGAGATGACGGTGGACGAGGCGATCCGCTTCTTCCTGCAGGAGGACCGCCTGGGCCAGACGCTCTGGCACCTGCAGCAGGTGGGATTGGGATACCTGCGCCTGGGCCAGCCCGCGCCCACCCTGAGCGGCGGCGAGGCGCAGCGCATCAAGATCGCGCGCGAGCTGGCGCAGGGCGCGCGGCGCGGCGGCAAGAAGCTGTATATCCTCGACGAGCCGACCACCGGGCTGCACCTGGACGACATCAAGAAGCTGCTGCGCGTGCTGAGCGACCTGGTGGACGCGGGCCACACGGTGCTCCTCATCGAGCACAACCTGGACGTGATCAAGACCGCCGACTGGCTCGTGGACCTGGGCCCCGGCGCCGGCCCGGACGGCGGCCACGTGGTCGCCATGGGCCCCCCCGAGGAGGTCGCCCGCGTCCCCCACAGCCTCACCGGCCAGTACCTCGCGAAGATCTTCGGCGAGGCGCCGAGGCTGGCGGCGGCGGGGTAA
- a CDS encoding DUF2442 domain-containing protein, with protein MTTLAELRVPAATRVTVSDDALVVELADGRSVSVPLSWYPRLANGTAEERNHWRFIGQGEGIHWPDLDEDISVENLIAGKRSGESQRSLDRWLEARRKHG; from the coding sequence ATGACTACTTTGGCTGAACTTCGCGTCCCCGCAGCCACGCGGGTGACCGTTTCGGACGACGCTCTCGTGGTGGAGCTTGCGGACGGCCGCAGCGTCTCCGTGCCGCTGTCCTGGTACCCGCGCCTGGCGAATGGGACCGCAGAGGAGCGGAACCACTGGCGGTTCATCGGTCAGGGGGAAGGCATTCACTGGCCGGACCTGGACGAGGACATCAGCGTCGAGAACCTGATCGCGGGGAAGCGGTCCGGAGAAAGCCAACGCTCGCTGGATCGATGGCTGGAGGCACGCCGCAAACACGGCTGA
- a CDS encoding thioesterase family protein yields the protein MPNPSSLLAEYPVVVELPVFWGDMDWFRHVNNIIYFRWFESARIEYLERIGFRQETEHGGVGPILHSTQARFRRPVEWPDTVLAGARTTEVGDDRFTQEYRLVSRAHGQVAAEGGCILMAYDYANARKAALPPAVRDAIHRLESSISTSPA from the coding sequence ATGCCCAATCCCTCTTCGCTGCTGGCCGAGTATCCCGTCGTCGTGGAGCTGCCGGTGTTCTGGGGCGACATGGACTGGTTCCGGCACGTGAACAACATCATCTACTTCCGCTGGTTCGAGAGCGCGCGCATCGAGTACCTGGAGCGCATCGGCTTCCGGCAGGAAACGGAGCACGGCGGCGTGGGCCCCATCCTCCACTCCACCCAGGCGCGCTTCCGCCGCCCGGTCGAGTGGCCGGACACCGTGCTCGCCGGCGCGCGGACGACGGAGGTGGGCGACGACCGCTTCACACAGGAGTACCGCCTGGTCAGCCGCGCGCACGGCCAGGTCGCGGCCGAGGGTGGCTGCATCCTCATGGCCTACGACTACGCCAACGCGCGCAAGGCCGCCCTCCCGCCCGCGGTGCGCGACGCCATCCACCGCCTGGAATCTTCCATATCCACATCTCCCGCGTGA